Proteins encoded together in one Penicillium digitatum chromosome 1, complete sequence window:
- a CDS encoding TonB box, conserved site, giving the protein MSIRRFAFAAALLLGQASASTPVASSPLASSQAQVATETCRTELGPSSVKLVPTTTITRTIHERTPVVVLTTTLETVTVTPAGSTEIVTDYETTVITSTADVITDTFSTTSTDFDTATLTLTPAPVTTTVAEVLSTTSTSTSTIATSVGFTPIVDTLPPTVTAKRSLEEVDDCSPWVDDYKYPQAVVCYEKNIIKTTTLSTVTGSLVTVTVATPTTTVTITNTITSSSVILPSDVSTTLSFSTTSTITETTLAAGETSTVTSTHTVLAGTTTTSFYAACATNNIAGNPLSSDFGSAAGKFIYSLEFTHVPGQKLTVGNTNSAYDCCASCLESSTCAMSYYYAPSSAVRYCYVIATTTCSFASTYGTAYLQSGVTGVQISNGNCGHVIGSNRYI; this is encoded by the coding sequence ATGTCTATTCGTCGCTTTGCCTTCGCTGCAGCCCTCCTGCTTGGCCAGGCTTCAGCCAGCACGCCTGTGGCCAGCTCTCCACTAGCCAGCAGTCAAGCTCAGGTAGCCACAGAAACCTGCCGAACGGAATTAGGACCTAGCTCGGTGAAGTTGGTACCTACCACAACCATCACTCGTACGATCCATGAGCGTACCCCCGTCGTTGTCCTCACAACAACTTTGGAAACCGTCACGGTCACTCCTGCTGGGTCGACCGAGATAGTGACGGACTATGAGACCACTGTTATCACCTCCACAGCCGATGTGATCACCGACACTTtctcaacaacctcaacTGATTTTGACACTGCGACATTGACTCTAACTCCTGCTCCTGTCACGACAACCGTTGCCGAAGTCCTCTCGACTACCTCGACCAGCACCTCTACCATTGCCACATCTGTAGGCTTCACTCCAATTGTAGACACTCTGCCTCCCACTGTTACTGCCAAGCGCTCATTGGAAGAGGTTGATGATTGTTCTCCTTGGGTGGATGACTACAAGTATCCCCAAGCGGTCGTGTGCTATGAGAAGAACATCATCAAGACCACAACCCTCTCCACTGTCACCGGATCACTTGTTACTGTCACTGTTGCAACTCCTACCACCACAGTGACAATCACCAACACCATCACCAGCAGCTCGGTGATCCTTCCCTCGGATGTCTCCACTACACTGAGCTTCAGCACCACCTCAACCATCACCGAGACAACATTGGCTGCTGGTGAGACAAGCACGGTCACTTCCACTCATACTGTTCTAGCGGGCACAACTACCACGTCTTTCTACGCAGCCTGTGCGACAAACAACATCGCTGGAAATCCTCTCTCTTCCGACTTCGGCTCGGCGGCAGGCAAATTCATTTATTCGCTCGAGTTCACCCACGTCCCCGGCCAAAAATTAACCGTTGGTAACACCAATTCCGCATACGATTGCTGTGCCAGCTGTTTGGAAAGTTCGACATGTGCTATGTCATACTACTACGCGCCTTCGTCTGCTGTCAGATACTGCTATGTAATTGCAACAACCACATGCTCATTTGCTTCTACATATGGCACGGCTTATCTTCAGAGCGGTGTGACCGGTGTGCAAATCTCCAATGGAAACTGCGGACATGTGATAGGTTCAAATAGATATATATAG
- a CDS encoding Male sterility, NAD-binding, protein MAILDITKDLPTLFKRQVQATPDAIALEDENTTYTYIQLDQEVEALASRLRTYGVSRDTLVGVLLPRSAHYVIACLAALRAGGAFLVLELAYPADLLADVIEDASPAVIITHKSEADKIKATVPVIALDGTVIEINGHAKEPSPLPADDDLDRLAFVSYSSGTTGKPKGIANPHRAPVLSYDRRFAVQDVQPGDRVACNVFFIWEMLRPLLRGATVVIVPDEASYDPAALVDLLSAKKVTETLMTPTLLATVLLRYPRFGTRVPDLRIVWLNGEVVTTDLARKAINILPNARLLNCYSACETHEIACGDIREMVDGDSIYCPVGPSIVPTHTYVLNEEGQEVEMGTSGELFIGGPLLAREYINLPETTAKAFAPDIFDSTPGARMYKTGDLARKLPSGYLEITGRVGAMIKLRGYSVVPAKVESDICQYLAVSQCVVTAYGDGLDRQLVAYVVADKEASSNRPSVVINESGHSPSARRALENRLAQYMIPALWVALDQLPTNEVSGKVDMKNLPSPRSSSPNGSEQSAGKDPIGLNDIAAIWEAVLKVSKSLIKAEDNFFDLGGHSLSLADLSSKLSRRFGFRVPIPRLAENTTLSGHLGTVRAVRDGHAEEVQANLPAVLLSDATLDEDIKPINTAITSIASADTVLLTGVTGFLGAFLLNDLIENTSARIICLVRFSDPEQDDQAGGVARIRRNLLDMGLWRDSILERLEILPGNLSRPRLGLSLDEFENIAARVQVIVHAAATVNLVYPYAALRGANVGGTREILRLAAKGGATVQYISTNGVLPPSGEKGWPETTILDVEDVPKRLLDGYGQTKWVAEQLVLKAGERGLPVKIHRCGTISGHSETGSANAWDLLTALIVESIQLGYAPDVEGWRAEMTPVNFVSKSIIHLATQTQTDQTVFHLGDPTPVDTRSVFENLKQLGYETHPLPWDEWVALWFEKRGPAKGGDGSFTVDILRSGMPTVKFLRDIVVLDNALTRPFRAVIERPKVDSLLLETYTRHWFARGWLPRPPSRQNAPNRPTGVSVTGPLSGQVAVVTGASSGIGAAVAAALAKKGCAVALGARRLDALESTKRKVEAHGVKCILRSTDVTSKTQMEALVQAASEELGPVDILVACAGVMYFTMMANTQMDEWERTVDVNCKGLLHALSSTVPGMLSRGRGHVVAISSDAGRKVFPGLGVYSASKFFVEATLQALRLETAGAGLRVTSIQPGNTSTDLLSMSTDAEAIKKFGEPSGAKILDPSDVANSIVYALTQPEHVSVNEILVEPRDEPI, encoded by the coding sequence ATGGCTATCCTCGACATCACCAAGGATTTGCCCACACTCTTTAAACGACAGGTGCAGGCAACCCCAGATGCCATCGCCCTGGAAGATGAGAACACGACATACACATATATCCAGCTGGATCAAGAAGTTGAGGCCCTTGCCAGTCGCCTACGGACCTATGGAGTGAGCCGTGACACTCTCGTGGGTGTGCTCCTACCTCGCAGCGCACACTACGTGATTGCTTGTCTGGCAGCGCTCCGTGCAGGCGGTGCCTTCCTTGTTCTCGAATTGGCTTACCCCGCGGACCTCTTGGCGGATGTTATTGAGGACGCTAGTCCCGCCGTAATTATCACACACAAGTCTGAGGCCGATAAAATCAAAGCGACTGTCCCGGTGATTGCCTTGGATGGAACCGTTATTGAAATCAATGGACACGCCAAGGAACCTTCTCCGTTGCCGGCAGATGACGATTTGGATCGCTTGGCGTTTGTGTCCTACTCGTCAGGAACAACTGGCAAGCCCAAGGGAATTGCCAATCCACACCGCGCCCCGGTACTATCATACGATCGGAGATTTGCAGTGCAGGATGTACAACCCGGTGATCGGGTGGCTTGCAatgtcttcttcatctgggAGATGTTGCGGCCGCTGCTGCGCGGAGCCACGGTGGTTATTGTGCCCGACGAAGCGAGCTATGACCCCGCGGCTCTGGTTGACCTGCTCTCGGCTAAGAAGGTTACAGAAACACTCATGACCCCCACTCTCCTGGCTACCGTTCTTTTACGCTATCCCCGGTTCGGTACTCGTGTGCCTGATTTGCGCATCGTTTGGCTGAACGGTGAGGTTGTGACAACCGATCTTGCTCGCAAGGCCATCAATATTCTTCCCAATGCCCGCCTACTCAACTGCTACAGTGCATGTGAAACCCATGAGATTGCCTGCGGCGATATCCGTGAAATGGTAGATGGCGACTCGATTTATTGTCCAGTTGGCCCATCGATCGTTCCTACACACACCTATGTTCTAAACGAGGAGGGACAGGAGGTAGAGATGGGAACATCGGGAGAACTCTTCATTGGAGGTCCTTTGTTGGCGCGGGAATACATTAACCTTCCCGAGACTACCGCCAAGGCTTTCGCTCCGGACATTTTTGATTCCACGCCTGGTGCTCGTATGTACAAGACGGGCGATCTCGCCCGCAAGCTGCCTTCTGGGTACCTCGAAATCACCGGCCGCGTCGGTGCAATGATCAAGCTACGTGGATATTCGGTAGTTCCGGCAAAGGTCGAAAGTGACATCTGCCAGTACCTGGCTGTCAGTCAGTGTGTTGTCACTGCATACGGTGATGGACTAGACCGACAACTGGTCGCCTACGTTGTTGCTGACAAGGAGGCATCCTCCAATCGCCCTTCGGTCGTGATAAACGAGTCCGGTCACTCCCCTAGCGCGCGTCGTGCCCTCGAGAATCGCCTTGCCCAGTACATGATCCCTGCTCTATGGGTTGCACTAGATCAGTTGCCTACCAACGAGGTCTCCGGGAAGGTTGACATGAAAAACCTCCCTTCACCTCGTAGCTCCAGTCCCAATGGCAGCGAGCAAAGCGCAGGAAAGGACCCGATTGGTCTCAACGACATTGCGGCAATATGGGAGGCTGTTCTGAAAGTCTCGAAGAGTTTGATCAAGGCCGAAGATAACTTCTTTGATCTGGGCGGACACTCTTTGTCTCTGGCAGATCTATCATCCAAGCTTTCTAGACGTTTCGGCTTCCGTGTTCCTATTCCTCGTCTCGCAGAGAACACTACTCTTTCCGGTCACTTGGGAACTGTGCGCGCTGTCAGAGATGGCCACGCTGAAGAAGTACAGGCAAATTTGCCGGCAGTCTTGCTTTCCGATGCCACACTGGACGAGGACATCAAGCCCATTAATACCGCGATCACTTCAATTGCTTCGGCCGACACGGTGCTTTTGACTGGTGTGACTGGTTTCCTGGGTGCTTTCCTGCTCAATGATTTGATAGAGAACACATCCGCTCGAATCATATGTCTTGTGCGTTTCAGCGACCCGGAGCAGGATGATCAAGCCGGAGGTGTGGCTCGAATCCGTAGGAACCTCCTAGATATGGGACTCTGGCGCGATTCTATTCTGGAGCGTCTCGAAATTCTACCAGGAAACCTTTCTCGGCCTCGACTGGGTCTGAGTTTAGATGAATTTGAGAACATCGCGGCTCGTGTCCAGGTGATTGTGCATGCTGCAGCCACTGTCAACCTTGTTTACCCCTACGCTGCACTTAGGGGAGCAAATGTGGGTGGAACCCGAGAGATTCTTCGTCTGGCCGCCAAGGGTGGCGCGACCGTGCAGTACATCTCTACCAATGGTGTTTTGCCACCATCAGGTGAGAAAGGCTGGCCCGAAACTACCATACTAGATGTAGAAGATGTCCCCAAAAGGCTACTAGATGGCTATGGTCAGACAAAGTGGGTTGCAGAGCAGCTCGTTCTTAAGGCTGGCGAGCGTGGATTGCCAGTCAAGATTCACCGTTGTGGTACCATCAGTGGTCACAGTGAGACAGGCTCTGCCAATGCGTGGGATTTGCTCACTGCATTGATTGTGGAATCCATCCAGCTTGGATACGCTCCAGACGTGGAAGGATGGCGTGCTGAGATGACCCCAGTGAACTTTGTCAGCAAATCCATTATCCATCTTGCTACTCAGACCCAGACAGACCAAACTGTGTTCCATCTCGGAGATCCCACGCCGGTCGATACTCGATCAGTTTTTGAGAATCTCAAACAGCTTGGTTATGAGACACACCCTCTCCCATGGGATGAGTGGGTGGCCCTGTGGTTCGAGAAGAGAGGCCCAGCCAAGGGTGGTGATGGTTCGTTTACTGTGGACATTCTTCGCAGTGGTATGCCCACTGTCAAGTTCCTCCGAGACATCGTCGTCCTTGATAATGCTTTGACCAGACCTTTCCGGGCCGTTATCGAGCGTCCCAAGGTGGACAGCCTGTTACTGGAGACCTACACTCGGCATTGGTTCGCTCGAGGCTGGCTACCCCGGCCCCCATCTCGTCAAAATGCCCCAAACCGACCAACCGGGGTTTCAGTGACGGGGCCACTCAGCGGCCAGGTCGCCGTGGTGACTGGTGCTTCTTCGGGCATCGGTGCGGCGGTAGCAGCCGCCCTAGCCAAGAAGGGCTGTGCTGTCGCCCTTGGCGCCCGACGCCTGGATGCTCTTGAGAGCACCAAGCGCAAGGTCGAGGCTCACGGCGTGAAGTGTATCCTCCGATCAACCGACGTCACAAGCAAGACTCAGATGGAAGCTCTCGTCCAAGCAGCAAGTGAGGAGCTCGGTCCAGTCGACATCTTGGTTGCATGCGCTGGTGTCATGTACTTCACCATGATGGCAAACACCCAGATGGACGAGTGGGAGCGCACAGTCGACGTCAACTGCAAGGGTCTCTTGCACGCTCTCTCTTCAACAGTTCCCGGCATGCTCTCGCGCGGCCGCGGCCATGTCGTGGCCATCTCCTCTGATGCCGGACGTAAGGTCTTCCCTGGTCTCGGTGTGTACTCAGCCAGCAAGTTCTTCGTCGAGGCCACCCTCCAAGCCCTCCGTCTTGAGACCGCAGGTGCTGGCTTGCGTGTTACGAGTATCCAGCCCGGAAATACTTCCACGGATCTTCTGAGCATGTCGACGGATGCTGAAGCCATCAAGAAATTTGGAGAGCCATCCGGAGCGAAGATCCTCGATCCTTCTGATGTTGCTAACTCCATTGTTTACGCCCTGACCCAACCTGAGCATGTCTCTGTCAATGAGATCCTTGTTGAGCCTCGTGATGAGCCGATTTAA
- a CDS encoding Major facilitator superfamily domain, general substrate transporter yields MTFYLATFCCAFAALGSFLFGFDSGIISSSIEQEAFLRQFGSPTLSGAATGSILSSYLGGAIVGSVFAPSISDFYGRRMILLIGGLFATLGAGLQGGAVNIAMLIAGRCIAGLAIGQMSATIPVYCSEVAPPQIRGMLASIQHWMIGLGFVVAQWVGYECSRQGGAFSWRFPLSFQAGPAIFLICGVWLLPESPRWLIEKGREEEGCAVLARLHLNKSATNTSLLEHELFQIQQSLVSEKQSAIRSWRQLLLSPRWRRRILLACGLQVFTLCSGTNVISYYGPRLFKTLGLPTSTCLMIIGLWGALALFWDIVFMLLIDKVGRRKLLISSLLGMGAALCIEATLARYINFSDPNANPHVLQAAIAMFFVFSFFFTAVGMISWVYQCEIFPTPIRARGSAMATATHWSVSLIFTQCSPIALMNIGPKYFYCFAGFNWVAMIVVWAFYSETAGRSLEGVEEVFSKQFGDDQSERSFVDENTPVAITPRSHIRHKGLHPLSMHPTCDTVSVSSSDDESGDEIGTKEV; encoded by the exons TTTCTACCTCGCCACCTTCTGCTGCGCCTTTGCCGCTCTGGGATCATTCCTGTTCGGATTTGATTCGGGCATAATTTCTTCCAGCATCGAGCAGGAGGCTTTTCTGCGCCAATTTGGGTCTCCAACTCTGTCTGGCGCCGCCACGGGCAGCATTCTTTCGTCATATCTCG GAGGCGCAATCGTGGGCTCGGTCTTCGCCCCGTCTATTTCGGATTTTTATGGCCGCAGAATGATCCTCCTCATTGGCGGTCTTTTTGCCACTCTGGGTGCTGGGCTCCAGGGAGGTGCGGTCAATATCGCGATGCTGATCGCTGGTCGGTGCATTGCGGGTCTAGCAATTGGGCAGATGTCTGCCACTATTCCCGTTTATTGT AGTGAGGTTGCCCCGCCACAGATCCGGGGGATGTTAGCTAGTATTCAACATTGGATGATTGGCTTAGGGTTCGTGGTTGCT CAATGGGTGGGATATGAGTGTTCCCGTCAAGGTGGAGCCTTCTCGTGGCGCTTTCCACTTTCCTTTCAAGCCGGGCCAGCCATTTTTCTTATCTGTGGCGTCTGGCTCCTTCCTGAATCGCCAAGATGGCTCATAGAAAAGGGTAGAGAGGAAGAAGGCTGCGCAGTCCTCGCCCGACTCCATCTCAACAAAAGCGCAACCAACACCTCACTACTCGAACATGAGCTCTTCCAAATTCAACAGAGCCTAGTATCCGAAAAGCAATCAGCCATTCGATCCTGGCGCCAACTTCTCCTCTCCCCGCGCTGGCGACGCAGGATCCTTCTAGCTTGCGGTCTGCAAGTCTTCACCCTGTGCTCAGGCACAAACGTAATCTCATATTACGGCCCACGACTCTTCAAAACGCTCGGCCTTCCAACATCAACATGCCTCATGATAATCGGATTATGGGGCGCGCTAGCGCTGTTTTGGGATATTGTTTTCATGCTTCTCATCGACAAAGTCGGGCGCCGGAAGCTGCTCATCTCATCCCTGCTCGGCATGGGAGCAGCTCTGTGCATCGAAGCCACGCTCGCGCGGTACATAAATTTCAGCGACCCCAACGCCAACCCACATGTTCTGCAAGCTGCCATCGCCatgttctttgtcttctcgttcttcttcACGGCTGTTGGCATGATCTCCTGGGTTTACCAGTGTGAGATCTTCCCCACGCCTATTCGAGCGCGCGGCTCGGCCATGGCGACCGCCACGCACTGGAGTGTGAGTCTAATCTTCACGCAGTGTTCGCCTATTGCACTGATGAACATCGGGCCCAAATATTTCTACTGTTTTGCAGGTTTCAATTGGGTGGCGATGATTGTTGTTTGGGCCTTTTATTCGGAGACTGCGGGTCGTTCTCTTGAGGGAGTTGAGGAAGTTTTCTCAAAACAGTTTGGTGATGACCAGTCGGAACGCTCTTTTGTTGACGAGAATACTCCAGTGGCTATTACACCGCGTTCACATATTCGACATAAGGGGTTGCATCCGCTGTCGATGCATCCCACTTGTGATACAGTTAGCGTTAGTAGCAGTGACGATGAGTCTGGGGATGAGATCGGAACCAAGGAGGTTTAG